Proteins encoded in a region of the Poecilia reticulata strain Guanapo linkage group LG14, Guppy_female_1.0+MT, whole genome shotgun sequence genome:
- the zbtb21 gene encoding zinc finger and BTB domain-containing protein 21, protein MAMESLVHYSNPSHALSVLGVLNEQRLRGQMCDVVLIVSDQRYQAHKSVLAASSEYFQSLFARMDGDSLRVVNLDFCEPDAFEIVLNYIYSSSLFVDKGSLAAIQELGYSLGIPFLTNIVSTRPHASYCVSRKRLSYSEGDENDAQTRSVIVCRVQNNTAHPSHSNYQGKTSERSPSPYSPRGAAQLPSEHNSHESVKNSETSGKSSEQSKPPERKSRYPYSTILKENLSHIKSVRPQLTSSVSFSDADVQHISLQSGSDQDTKEEIEELDHRYRNNVPFQGQARERSQATDRSGPLIKSLLRRSLSMDSPVPVFSPTLELKDLQNREQSVVKIASKASGTETFAHNGNSTRASPLVLRSKYLNRYDKETQVEGHVSVKAEPSSPLADPMDIVRITVGDALPVNLKDLQTNYSQCSRTDFSLPGKRKERPDNRRYPFKKSKVFKEHVASQETEPQHANSDPGESDAEPPHNKIFKCWNCLKVFRSSAGLHRHVNMYHNPEKPYACDICHKRFHTNFKVWTHCQTQHGVVQNPASSSSSSVLDEKFQKKLIDIVREREIKKALLWKLKRNKQGLQSPSLAKKRSRSSFVCPYCGKVFVFQSQYRQHLRTHPAEKADQDTGSESVLYPEQDEIFQQNNTDTGVYSCRLCNVKLSSLVEQGDHERGCRHATVCPYCGLRFSSPVVKKDHEAHCRYKKLTCLECMRTFKSSFSIWRHQVEVHNQNMMTGKNQIHLKQPENNEEAPDALGEEPYSDEPLAPGNFPENISYSDSSGPPMYDSEDSSSYVPEDLSMGHHGKLVVKEEPLEEAVSERDGSEAGKAGPEEHGVRPCEKCGNLFSCRKDLERHQELLCHIKPFICHICNKAFRTNFRLWSHFQSHMSTASEVGAKEMSMHAPPLSPSPPLTPQNSERRSPQASVLRSPQAPAAATIPEESSSPEPCGSSAGKASRPGVEPSSHGGSLSRSNSLENPGGPHEPDTLFYHAPSLSALTFKRQYMCKLCHRTFKTAFSLWSHEQSHSHM, encoded by the exons ATGG CCATGGAGAGCCTTGTGCATTACAGCAACCCCTCCCACGCCCTCTCAGTGTTGGGGGTTCTCAACGAGCAGCGGCTGCGGGGCCAGATGTGCGATGTGGTCCTGATTGTGTCAGACCAAAGGTACCAGGCCCACAAGAGTGTTCTTGCTGCCAGTAGCGAGTATTTCCAGTCTCTTTTCGCACGGATGGACGGAGACTCATTACGAGTTGTGAACCTGGACTTCTGCGAACCAGACGCCTTCGAGATAGTTCTGAATTACATTTACTCCTCCTCTCTTTTTGTGGACAAAGGGAGCCTGGCAGCCATTCAAGAGCTTGGCTACAGCCTCGGAATCCCGTTTCTTACAAACATTGTGTCAACGAGGCCTCACGCGTCCTACTGCGTGTCCAGAAAACGTCTCTCGTACTCGGAGGGGGATGAGAATGATGCTCAGACAAGGAGCGTTATTGTGTGTCGGGTCCAGAACAACACAGCCCACCCCTCTCACTCAAATTATCAGGGAAAAACATCAGAGAGATCTCCATCTCCTTACTCTCCTCGAGGGGCGGCTCAGCTTCCATCAGAACACAACTCGCATGAGTCGGTCAAGAACTCTGAGACCAGCGGGAAATCATCCGAGCAGAGCAAACCCCCGGAGAGGAAGTCCAGATATCCATATTCCACCATACTGAAAGAAAATTTATCACACATCAAATCAGTCAGGCCTCAACTGACATCATCAGTGTCTTTTAGTGACGCTGATGTGCAGCACATCAGCCTGCAGTCTGGTTCTGACCAGGACACCAAAGAGGAGATCGAAGAGCTCGACCACCGCTACCGTAATAATGTTCCCTTCCAGGGTCAGGCCAGAGAGCGGAGCCAGGCCACTGACCGGAGCGGCCCACTCATAAAAAGCCTTCTCCGGAGATCACTGTCCATGGACAGCCCTGTTCCAGTTTTCTCCCCAACGCTGGAACTCAAAGATCTCCAAAACCGAGAACAATCAGTCGTCAAAATCGCCTCAAAGGCATCAGGAACTGAAACATTCGCCCACAATGGCAACTCGACTAGAGCATCCCCTCTGGTTCTCAGGTCCAAGTATCTCAACAGGTATGATAAGGAAACTCAGGTAGAAGGACACGTCAGTGTGAAAGCCGAGCCGAGCAGTCCCCTCGCCGATCCCATGGACATTGTTCGGATCACGGTTGGAGATGCTCTGCCAGTTAATCTCAAAGACTTGCAAACAAATTACAGCCAGTGCTCCAGGACGGATTTTAGTCTTCCAGGTAAGAGGAAGGAGCGGCCTGACAACAGAAGGTACCCATTTAAGAAAAGTAAAGTATTCAAAGAACACGTTGCTTCACAGGAGACAGAACCTCAGCATGCAAATAGCGACCCCGGTGAGAGCGACGCAGAACCGCCTCACAATAAGATTTTTAAATGCTGGAACTGCCTGAAGGTTTTCCGCTCCAGTGCTGGGCTGCATCGTCACGTCAATATGTATCACAACCCGGAGAAGCCGTACGCTTGTGACATCTGCCACAAGCGCTTCCACACTAACTTCAAAGTGTGGACTCACTGCCAAACCCAGCACGGGGTGGTTCAGAACCCAGCGTCGTCCTCCAGCTCGTCTGTGCTGGACGAGAAGTTCCAGAAGAAGCTGATAGACATTGTGCGAGAGCGAGAAATAAAGAAGGCTTTGCTTTGGAAGCTGAAGAGGAATAAGCAGGGTTTGCAGTCGCCTTCTCTTGCCAAAAAGAGATCAAGGTCCAGCTTTGTGTGTCCCTACTGCGGCAAAGTGTTTGTGTTCCAGTCCCAGTACAGGCAGCATTTAAGGACACATCCTGCTGAAAAGGCCGACCAGGACACGGGGAGTGAGAGCGTCCTCTATCCGGAACAGGATGAGATCTTTCAACAGAACAACACAGACACTGGCGTTTACTCCTGCAGGCTATGTAATGTTAAGCTGTCATCACTCGTAGAGCAGGGCGACCACGAGAGAGGCTGCCGACACGCAACCGTGTGCCCTTACTGCGGCCTCCGCTTTTCCAGCCCGGTTGTCAAGAAGGACCACGAGGCCCATTGCAGGTACAAGAAACTGACATGCCTGGAGTGCATGCGCACCTTCAAATCTTCCTTCAGCATTTGGCGCCACCAGGTGGAAGTCCACAACCAGAACATGATGACTGGTAAAAATCAGATTCACCTGAAGCAACCAGAGAACAATGAAGAGGCGCCCGACGCCCTGGGAGAAGAGCCTTACAGTGACGAGCCTTTGGCGCCTGGGAACTTTCCAGAGAACATCAGTTACAGCGACTCGTCGGGTCCACCCATGTATGACTCGGAGGACTCCTCGTCCTACGTGCCCGAGGACCTGAGCATGGGCCACCACGGCAAACTGGTTGTGAAGGAAGAGCCGCTGGAGGAGGCGGTGAGTGAGAGGGATGGTTCAGAGGCTGGGAAAGCCGGGCCTGAGGAACACGGGGTGCGGCCTTGCGAGAAGTGCGGCAACCTCTTCAGCTGCCGCAAAGACCTGGAGCGACACCAGGAGCTGCTGTGCCACATCAAACCGTTCATCTGCCACATCTGCAACAAAGCTTTCAGGACCAACTTCCGCCTTTGGAGCCACTTCCAGTCCCACATGTCGACCGCCAGCGAAGTCGGAGCCAAAGAGATGAGCATGCACGCTCCTCCCCTGTCTCCCTCGCCGCCTTTGACCCCCCAGAACTCCGAGCGGCGCTCTCCACAGGCCTCTGTGCTCAGGTCCCCTCAGGCACCAGCAGCGGCGACCATCCCGGAGGAGTCGAGCAGCCCAGAGCCGTGCGGCTCGTCGGCGGGCAAGGCGAGCAGGCCCGGGGTGGAGCCCAGCAGCCACGGTGGCTCCCTGTCCAGATCCAATAGCCTGGAGAATCCAGGCGGCCCTCACGAGCCGGACACGCTCTTCTACCACGCGCCGTCTCTGTCCGCGCTGACGTTTAAGAGGCAGTACATGTGTAAGCTCTGCCACAGAACCTTCAAGACGGCGTTCAGCCTGTGGAGCCACGAGCAGAGCCACAGCCACATGTAG
- the umodl1 gene encoding uromodulin-like 1 isoform X2 — protein MSWILSIWASGALLALCSGQNAAEEGNNLNPSGYHLCVQNQSRNVSFLVIQSVPYTATRPCGGWLLWTTCTVTLYKMMHQIEYKTVKEQVTRCCDGYERVGRYCSLSVNRSDEFTAKPGSCPTADGPSPSSVDCEFDLDCPAWQKCCQRCGRFLCSDPTRSEQEVGFPGSFWNTTVTVKMDYQQLLSQENGLLSLTRLLHAMITGALESEVSIFYLSSRPVHPYRVSTSLLVRSNSSLSLHGAWLKLHLLLKHIPEVSSVTVRDVDECVHPALHRCSPQAHCSNTLGSYQCVCQQDYLDGDPNDPGVNCTGPPGISGLWSANVTGTSMTVQWSTEVQSNQTFRITLSRTSEVTERWETSRTTIELNGLQPGVLYNVTVTPCACGRQGSALHTMVKTDAQTLDATIRLTNIEFNEDLRNSSSQAYKNLTETFTQEIYKFLPSEIKAMVDSGQVRIEIQSFYLGSVVVDFSIIVSPGRAVGNVSSALVQSLMNSSKFTVDGNSTSIDDFDECASGENDCSRWAMCTNTWASYSCICLDGFIDNNPERPGRNCQVNGTVDTTSAPDVSTISSTPPVPTFDQTTNPILATSANGPHFRFAIPTATANNNNIPPTTATSATLYIAPVITGTTQTSNNSPTVVINAPTSRSAALTNTLRTTSIPAVLPTNLITTAAPRTTTITVSEINTTHSTTSSSQVASSVFPTTTTTPSITSTTPSSPLRSATNSSLSGALSVLCRVAAITVTLARAFLASAKIPEGALYLGMPECGVNAGNASHVHMTVAWNECGTRLVHNETSYTASVKLFNSMDPYTAEGGAVEVPRIKLEVPIMCTYMTSMLISADFGSMGYNTINDVLTGLGSFQVAVQLMNGTAPLPHNYSLSPEQAVVMEVSLNSTSEQMKVVISKCWATPAQNPADPYSYAFLENSCPLNAYTKVLTNGNSTTSRVSVQIFSFVNLNVIYLHCQVQICVQVGSNTCVPDCLQRTARTGNTIGTSVGSSGPILRLSEESLEEKLNTIHIVGLACLGVGLSLCFIVGFVCLFYCQRNRIGHYNFNAKPKEENFTYLVFNT, from the exons ATGAGCTGGATCCTCTCCATCTGGGCGTCCGGGGCCCTGCTGGCTCTCTGTTCGGGACAAAACGCGGCGGAGGAAG GAAATAACTTAAATCCCTCCGGCTACCACCTGTGCGTCCAGAATCAGAGCAGAAATGTGAGCTTCTTGGTAATCCAGTCGGTCCCTTACACCGCGACGAGGCCTTGTGGCGGCTGGCTTCTCTGGACGACGTGTACCGTCACCCTTTACAAGATGATGCATCAGATCGAGTACAAGACAGTAAAGGAGCAGGTGACGAGGTGCTGCGACGGCTACGAGCGAGTTGGTCGCTACTGTTCCCTGT CTGTAAACAGGAGTGATGAGTTTACCGCCAAGCCAGGATCCTGTCCAACTGCAGATGGACCGTCTCCCAGTTCCGTGGACTGCGAGTTTGATTTGGACTGTCCAGCCTGGCAGAAATGCTGCCAGAGATGTGGCCGGTTCCTCTGCAGCGATCCGACAA GATCAGAACAGGAAGTGGGGTTTCCAGGAAGCTTCTGGAACACAACGGTGACAGTGAAGATGGATTACCAGCAACTGTTGTCACAGGAAAATGGGCTTTTGAGTCTCACCAGATTATTACACGCAATG ATAACCGGCGCCCTGGAGTCTGAGGTTTCCATCTTCTATCTGAGCTCTCGGCCTGTCCATCCCTACAGAGTGTCCACATCTCTGCTCGTCCGGAGCAACTCGTCTCTCTCGCTGCACGGCGCCTGGTTGAAGCTGCACCTCCTCCTTAAACACATACCGGAGGTGTCATCTGTAACGGTGCGAG ATGTGGATGAGTGTGTGCACCCTGCTCTCCATCGGTGCTCTCCTCAGGCACACTGTAGCAACACGCTGGGCTCTTACCAGTGCGTCTGCCAACAAGATTATTTGGACGGTGACCCCAACGACCCTGGAGTGAACTGTACAG GACCTCCTGGAATCAGTGGCTTGTGGTCTGCTAATGTCACTGGAACGTCCATGACTGTCCAATGGTCAACCGAGGTTCAAAGCAACCAAACTTTCCGGATCACTCTGAGCAGGACATCCGAGGTCACTGAGCGCTGGGAAACCAGCAGGACGACGATAGAGCTGAATGGACTTCAGCCTGGGGTGCTCTACAATGTCACTGTGACACCTTGTGCTTGTGGAAGGCAAGGATCTGCTCTTCACACGATGGTCAAAACGG ACGCTCAGACTCTTGACGCAACAATACGACTCACAAACATCGAGTTCAACGAAGACctgagaaacagcagcagccaggCCTACAAAAACCTCACCGAGACTTTTACACAGGAG ATCTACAAGTTTCTGCCTTCAGAGATCAAAGCTATGGTGGATTCAGGCCAGGTGAGGATCGAGATCCAAAGCTTTTACCTCGGCAGCGTGGTGGTGGACTTCTCCATAATCGTCAGTCCAGGACGAGCCGTGGGTAATGTGTCCTCAGCGCTGGTGCAGTCCCTGATGAACAGCTCCAAATTCACCGTGGATGGAAACAGCACCAGCATTGACG attttgacGAATGCGCCTCGGGAGAAAATGATTGTTCTCGGTGGGCTATGTGCACAAACACATGGGCCTCCTACTCTTGCATCTGCCTTGACGGATTCATAGACAACAACCCAGAAAGACCTGGACGCAACTGTCAAG TGAATGGTACCGTGGACACAACATCAGCACCAGACGTTTCTACAATAAGTTCTACTCCACCTGTCCCAACTTTCGATCAAACTACCAATCCTATATTGGCTACCAGTGCAAATGGTCCTCACTTTAGATTTGCCATCCCTACAGCTAcggctaataataataatatcccACCAACTACCGCTACTTCAGCAACACTCTACATTGCCCCTGTAATTACCGGTACTACTCAAACAAGCAATAATTCACCAACAGTGGTCATTAATGCTCCGACAAGCCGCTCTGCAGCTCTGACCAACACCTTAAGAACTACTTCCATCCCAGCGGTCCTTCCTACTAATCTGATAACGACTGCTGCTCCCAGAACAACAACCATTACCGTCTCTGAGATCAATACTACACACTCAACAACTTCTTCTAGCCAAGTAGCATCTTCTGTTttcccaacaacaacaactactCCGAGCATCACTTCTACAACCCCGTCTTCTCCTCTAAGATCAGCCACTAATTCCTCTTTGTCGGGAGCCCTTTCGGTCCTCTGCAGAGTGGCTGCCATTACTGTCACTCTTGCGAGAGCTTTTCTGGCGAGTGCAAAAATCCCAGAGGGTGCTCTGTACTTGGGCATGCCGGAGTGTGGAGTCAATGCAGGCAATGCCTCCCACGTTCATATGACAGTGGCGTGGAATGAGTGCGGCACCAGGCTCGTGCAT aATGAAACTTCGTACACAGCGTCTGTGAAGTTGTTCAACAGCATGGATCCGTACACAGCCGAAGGTGGCGCAGTAGAAGTTCCAAGAATCAAGCTGGAAGTTCCCATCATGTGTACCTACATGACGAGCATGTTGATTTCTGCAGACTTTGGCTCCATGGG GTACAACACGATCAATGATGTGCTCACGGGTCTGGGGTCGTTCCAGGTGGCGGTGCAGCTGATGAACGGCACCGCGCCGTTGCCCCACAACTACAGCCTGTCCCCGGAGCAGGCCGTGGTGATGGAGGTCAGCCTGAACAGCACCTCGGAACAAATGAAAGTGGTCATCAGCAAATGCTGGGCCACTCCCGCCCAGAACCCGGCCGACCCCTACAGCTACGCCTTCCTGGAGAACAG CTGTCCTCTGAACGCTTACACCAAAGTGCTGACGAACGGCAACTCCACCACCTCCCGGGTGTCCGTGCAGATCTTCTCCTTTGTTAACCTGAACGTGATCTACCTGCACTGCCAGGTCCAGATCTGCGTCCAGGTTGGATCCAATACCTGCGTTCCA GACTGTTTGCAAAGAACAGCTCGGACTGGAAACACGATTGGAACCAGTGTTGGATCATCTGGGCCTATACTTAGATTAAGTGAAG AGTCCCTGGAGGAGAAGCTCAACACCATCCACATCGTCGGCCTCGCCTGTCTTGGAGTCGGCTTGAGTCTCTGCTTCATCGTGGGATTCGTCTGCCTGTTTTACTGTCAGAGGAACCGCATCGGACACTACAACTTCAACGCCAAACCCAAAGAGGAAAACTTCACCTACCTTGTTTTTAACACTTAG
- the umodl1 gene encoding uromodulin-like 1 isoform X1, with product MSWILSIWASGALLALCSGQNAAEEGNNLNPSGYHLCVQNQSRNVSFLVIQSVPYTATRPCGGWLLWTTCTVTLYKMMHQIEYKTVKEQVTRCCDGYERVGRYCSLSVNRSDEFTAKPGSCPTADGPSPSSVDCEFDLDCPAWQKCCQRCGRFLCSDPTRSEQEVGFPGSFWNTTVTVKMDYQQLLSQENGLLSLTRLLHAMITGALESEVSIFYLSSRPVHPYRVSTSLLVRSNSSLSLHGAWLKLHLLLKHIPEVSSVTVRDVDECVHPALHRCSPQAHCSNTLGSYQCVCQQDYLDGDPNDPGVNCTGGTGLRTTAVPPVVNSTFSWTLGGTRDPSGDGSVRLGTGVTPALANTSPVTYNSSHASLGRSSAAAASMSRAAASPLPAAPCRPPGISGLWSANVTGTSMTVQWSTEVQSNQTFRITLSRTSEVTERWETSRTTIELNGLQPGVLYNVTVTPCACGRQGSALHTMVKTDAQTLDATIRLTNIEFNEDLRNSSSQAYKNLTETFTQEIYKFLPSEIKAMVDSGQVRIEIQSFYLGSVVVDFSIIVSPGRAVGNVSSALVQSLMNSSKFTVDGNSTSIDDFDECASGENDCSRWAMCTNTWASYSCICLDGFIDNNPERPGRNCQVNGTVDTTSAPDVSTISSTPPVPTFDQTTNPILATSANGPHFRFAIPTATANNNNIPPTTATSATLYIAPVITGTTQTSNNSPTVVINAPTSRSAALTNTLRTTSIPAVLPTNLITTAAPRTTTITVSEINTTHSTTSSSQVASSVFPTTTTTPSITSTTPSSPLRSATNSSLSGALSVLCRVAAITVTLARAFLASAKIPEGALYLGMPECGVNAGNASHVHMTVAWNECGTRLVHNETSYTASVKLFNSMDPYTAEGGAVEVPRIKLEVPIMCTYMTSMLISADFGSMGYNTINDVLTGLGSFQVAVQLMNGTAPLPHNYSLSPEQAVVMEVSLNSTSEQMKVVISKCWATPAQNPADPYSYAFLENSCPLNAYTKVLTNGNSTTSRVSVQIFSFVNLNVIYLHCQVQICVQVGSNTCVPDCLQRTARTGNTIGTSVGSSGPILRLSEESLEEKLNTIHIVGLACLGVGLSLCFIVGFVCLFYCQRNRIGHYNFNAKPKEENFTYLVFNT from the exons ATGAGCTGGATCCTCTCCATCTGGGCGTCCGGGGCCCTGCTGGCTCTCTGTTCGGGACAAAACGCGGCGGAGGAAG GAAATAACTTAAATCCCTCCGGCTACCACCTGTGCGTCCAGAATCAGAGCAGAAATGTGAGCTTCTTGGTAATCCAGTCGGTCCCTTACACCGCGACGAGGCCTTGTGGCGGCTGGCTTCTCTGGACGACGTGTACCGTCACCCTTTACAAGATGATGCATCAGATCGAGTACAAGACAGTAAAGGAGCAGGTGACGAGGTGCTGCGACGGCTACGAGCGAGTTGGTCGCTACTGTTCCCTGT CTGTAAACAGGAGTGATGAGTTTACCGCCAAGCCAGGATCCTGTCCAACTGCAGATGGACCGTCTCCCAGTTCCGTGGACTGCGAGTTTGATTTGGACTGTCCAGCCTGGCAGAAATGCTGCCAGAGATGTGGCCGGTTCCTCTGCAGCGATCCGACAA GATCAGAACAGGAAGTGGGGTTTCCAGGAAGCTTCTGGAACACAACGGTGACAGTGAAGATGGATTACCAGCAACTGTTGTCACAGGAAAATGGGCTTTTGAGTCTCACCAGATTATTACACGCAATG ATAACCGGCGCCCTGGAGTCTGAGGTTTCCATCTTCTATCTGAGCTCTCGGCCTGTCCATCCCTACAGAGTGTCCACATCTCTGCTCGTCCGGAGCAACTCGTCTCTCTCGCTGCACGGCGCCTGGTTGAAGCTGCACCTCCTCCTTAAACACATACCGGAGGTGTCATCTGTAACGGTGCGAG ATGTGGATGAGTGTGTGCACCCTGCTCTCCATCGGTGCTCTCCTCAGGCACACTGTAGCAACACGCTGGGCTCTTACCAGTGCGTCTGCCAACAAGATTATTTGGACGGTGACCCCAACGACCCTGGAGTGAACTGTACAG GCGGCACCGGGCTGCGGACCACCGCCGTGCCCCCAGTGGTGAATTCAACCTTTTCCTGGACGCTCGGCGGCACACGGGACCCTTCGGGCGACGGCTCCGTCCGGCTCGGGACCGGCGTGACTCCGGCTCTGGCTAACACGAGTCCCGTCACTTACAATTCGTCACACGCCTCGCTGGGGAGAAGCTCAGCGGCGGCTGCCAGCATGAGCCGGGCCGCTGCCTCACCTCTGCCAGCGGCTCCGTGTC GACCTCCTGGAATCAGTGGCTTGTGGTCTGCTAATGTCACTGGAACGTCCATGACTGTCCAATGGTCAACCGAGGTTCAAAGCAACCAAACTTTCCGGATCACTCTGAGCAGGACATCCGAGGTCACTGAGCGCTGGGAAACCAGCAGGACGACGATAGAGCTGAATGGACTTCAGCCTGGGGTGCTCTACAATGTCACTGTGACACCTTGTGCTTGTGGAAGGCAAGGATCTGCTCTTCACACGATGGTCAAAACGG ACGCTCAGACTCTTGACGCAACAATACGACTCACAAACATCGAGTTCAACGAAGACctgagaaacagcagcagccaggCCTACAAAAACCTCACCGAGACTTTTACACAGGAG ATCTACAAGTTTCTGCCTTCAGAGATCAAAGCTATGGTGGATTCAGGCCAGGTGAGGATCGAGATCCAAAGCTTTTACCTCGGCAGCGTGGTGGTGGACTTCTCCATAATCGTCAGTCCAGGACGAGCCGTGGGTAATGTGTCCTCAGCGCTGGTGCAGTCCCTGATGAACAGCTCCAAATTCACCGTGGATGGAAACAGCACCAGCATTGACG attttgacGAATGCGCCTCGGGAGAAAATGATTGTTCTCGGTGGGCTATGTGCACAAACACATGGGCCTCCTACTCTTGCATCTGCCTTGACGGATTCATAGACAACAACCCAGAAAGACCTGGACGCAACTGTCAAG TGAATGGTACCGTGGACACAACATCAGCACCAGACGTTTCTACAATAAGTTCTACTCCACCTGTCCCAACTTTCGATCAAACTACCAATCCTATATTGGCTACCAGTGCAAATGGTCCTCACTTTAGATTTGCCATCCCTACAGCTAcggctaataataataatatcccACCAACTACCGCTACTTCAGCAACACTCTACATTGCCCCTGTAATTACCGGTACTACTCAAACAAGCAATAATTCACCAACAGTGGTCATTAATGCTCCGACAAGCCGCTCTGCAGCTCTGACCAACACCTTAAGAACTACTTCCATCCCAGCGGTCCTTCCTACTAATCTGATAACGACTGCTGCTCCCAGAACAACAACCATTACCGTCTCTGAGATCAATACTACACACTCAACAACTTCTTCTAGCCAAGTAGCATCTTCTGTTttcccaacaacaacaactactCCGAGCATCACTTCTACAACCCCGTCTTCTCCTCTAAGATCAGCCACTAATTCCTCTTTGTCGGGAGCCCTTTCGGTCCTCTGCAGAGTGGCTGCCATTACTGTCACTCTTGCGAGAGCTTTTCTGGCGAGTGCAAAAATCCCAGAGGGTGCTCTGTACTTGGGCATGCCGGAGTGTGGAGTCAATGCAGGCAATGCCTCCCACGTTCATATGACAGTGGCGTGGAATGAGTGCGGCACCAGGCTCGTGCAT aATGAAACTTCGTACACAGCGTCTGTGAAGTTGTTCAACAGCATGGATCCGTACACAGCCGAAGGTGGCGCAGTAGAAGTTCCAAGAATCAAGCTGGAAGTTCCCATCATGTGTACCTACATGACGAGCATGTTGATTTCTGCAGACTTTGGCTCCATGGG GTACAACACGATCAATGATGTGCTCACGGGTCTGGGGTCGTTCCAGGTGGCGGTGCAGCTGATGAACGGCACCGCGCCGTTGCCCCACAACTACAGCCTGTCCCCGGAGCAGGCCGTGGTGATGGAGGTCAGCCTGAACAGCACCTCGGAACAAATGAAAGTGGTCATCAGCAAATGCTGGGCCACTCCCGCCCAGAACCCGGCCGACCCCTACAGCTACGCCTTCCTGGAGAACAG CTGTCCTCTGAACGCTTACACCAAAGTGCTGACGAACGGCAACTCCACCACCTCCCGGGTGTCCGTGCAGATCTTCTCCTTTGTTAACCTGAACGTGATCTACCTGCACTGCCAGGTCCAGATCTGCGTCCAGGTTGGATCCAATACCTGCGTTCCA GACTGTTTGCAAAGAACAGCTCGGACTGGAAACACGATTGGAACCAGTGTTGGATCATCTGGGCCTATACTTAGATTAAGTGAAG AGTCCCTGGAGGAGAAGCTCAACACCATCCACATCGTCGGCCTCGCCTGTCTTGGAGTCGGCTTGAGTCTCTGCTTCATCGTGGGATTCGTCTGCCTGTTTTACTGTCAGAGGAACCGCATCGGACACTACAACTTCAACGCCAAACCCAAAGAGGAAAACTTCACCTACCTTGTTTTTAACACTTAG